The following proteins are encoded in a genomic region of Sulfoacidibacillus ferrooxidans:
- a CDS encoding chloride channel protein, with the protein MIAPARPKQSPLQRWLIHPYREPIIVGLLAILIGVIGGLGAILFRGMIHLFASWFSMIPVTHSPLRALIPALGLLLVGLITHFFAKEVKGHGVPQLLESLALRGGKIRPRVAFFGIIAPAITLGAGGSVGREGPIALIGGAFGSILGQRLRLSDKYISLLLASGAAAGIAATFNAPIAGGFFGLEIILGSYAMGAIMPVFLAAVTGSTVFDAIMGNHPVLQTTPYPVIHPIALLFMIILGLLAGTLGIAYSKGLTFSEDLLERWRVPFWVKNITGGALVGVLGLLAPEVLGVGYPSIHLALGGQLAIGTILLLFVLKYVATLTTVGSGGSGGVFAPSLFLGAMLGALYGDVLRFMVPGLIPHPEIYAIAGMGAIFAAAAQAPFVSITILLEVTGDYQLTPVVMAACVTAFVVHGLLTRDSMYTVKLSRLGINILRGNEVRPTERISVQQAMEPLAAHFSSDDTLVEAYHGVNLSRDHVAVITDHRQQLQGIMTLETLRSYAESMPLTTPLSMLDFSVLPVIVQSATLEEAMRLFSLHDVTLLPVVDDRTNEVVGTLTQRDVVRAYSAYTLYSTESNAKVQQLKDYTGDVGQFVSIPLKHSSPIVESPLSEISIPKQAVIVSVKRGGEVVVPHGNTVLKPGDELLVFISPLSEVDLVLAQIHGAVLL; encoded by the coding sequence ATGATTGCACCAGCTCGTCCTAAACAGTCACCATTGCAACGCTGGCTAATCCATCCGTATCGTGAACCCATCATTGTTGGTTTACTTGCCATCTTAATCGGAGTGATCGGTGGACTAGGGGCTATTTTATTTAGGGGTATGATTCATTTATTTGCATCATGGTTTTCTATGATACCTGTCACACATTCTCCACTGCGCGCCTTAATTCCAGCTTTAGGGTTATTGCTTGTTGGACTCATTACACATTTTTTTGCAAAAGAAGTCAAAGGCCACGGAGTACCACAATTACTAGAATCGCTTGCTTTGCGTGGCGGCAAGATTCGTCCGCGTGTCGCATTTTTTGGCATAATAGCACCTGCAATCACGCTTGGTGCAGGTGGATCCGTGGGACGAGAAGGTCCGATTGCGCTAATCGGTGGCGCTTTTGGTTCGATTCTTGGACAACGGCTACGGCTCTCCGATAAGTATATTTCCCTTCTCTTAGCATCAGGGGCAGCAGCAGGCATTGCGGCGACATTTAATGCGCCGATTGCAGGCGGTTTTTTTGGCTTAGAAATTATATTAGGCAGTTATGCGATGGGGGCTATTATGCCCGTATTTTTAGCTGCAGTTACAGGGTCTACAGTTTTTGATGCAATCATGGGGAATCACCCCGTGTTACAAACGACACCCTACCCTGTGATTCATCCAATAGCCCTCTTGTTTATGATTATCCTTGGCTTACTGGCTGGAACACTTGGTATTGCCTATTCTAAAGGATTGACCTTTTCGGAAGATTTATTAGAGCGTTGGCGTGTACCCTTTTGGGTAAAAAACATTACAGGCGGGGCACTCGTAGGAGTACTTGGCTTACTGGCACCTGAAGTCCTAGGCGTTGGGTATCCCTCGATCCATTTGGCACTCGGTGGGCAATTAGCCATTGGAACCATTCTTCTTCTGTTTGTATTGAAATATGTAGCGACACTCACTACGGTTGGGTCCGGTGGTTCTGGGGGTGTCTTTGCACCCTCGCTCTTTCTTGGTGCGATGCTCGGTGCGTTATATGGTGATGTATTGCGATTCATGGTTCCTGGGTTGATTCCGCATCCAGAAATCTATGCCATTGCAGGTATGGGTGCCATATTTGCTGCGGCTGCTCAAGCTCCATTTGTATCCATTACGATCTTACTCGAGGTCACCGGAGATTATCAGTTGACCCCTGTTGTCATGGCTGCCTGTGTGACAGCTTTTGTAGTCCATGGATTACTTACGCGTGACTCTATGTATACAGTAAAGCTTTCACGACTGGGGATAAACATCTTACGTGGCAATGAGGTGCGACCCACAGAGCGTATCTCTGTGCAACAAGCCATGGAGCCGTTGGCCGCTCATTTTTCTTCTGACGACACACTAGTAGAAGCGTATCACGGAGTAAACCTGTCGCGCGATCATGTAGCTGTTATTACAGATCATCGACAACAATTACAGGGAATTATGACGCTTGAAACCTTGCGCTCCTATGCTGAAAGTATGCCGCTGACGACTCCTTTATCCATGCTTGATTTTTCTGTCCTGCCTGTCATCGTGCAAAGCGCTACTCTAGAAGAAGCGATGCGTCTTTTTTCGTTGCATGATGTTACCTTATTGCCCGTAGTAGATGATCGCACAAATGAAGTTGTGGGAACGCTCACTCAGCGCGATGTCGTTCGTGCGTATAGTGCTTATACGTTGTATTCGACTGAATCCAACGCTAAAGTACAGCAGTTAAAGGATTATACTGGAGATGTGGGGCAGTTTGTGAGTATCCCATTAAAGCATTCGAGTCCGATTGTCGAGAGTCCATTATCTGAAATAAGTATACCTAAACAGGCTGTCATTGTTTCTGTGAAACGAGGAGGAGAAGTGGTTGTCCCACATGGGAATACAGTGTTGAAGCCGGGGGATGAGTTATTGGTCTTTATTTCTCCACTCTCTGAAGTGGACCTTGTCCTCGCACAAATTCATGGGGCTGTTCTCCTGTAA